The following DNA comes from Equus quagga isolate Etosha38 unplaced genomic scaffold, UCLA_HA_Equagga_1.0 HiC_scaffold_1431_RagTag, whole genome shotgun sequence.
aggatccaaaccagtgaaccctgggccaccaaagtggaatgtgtgcacttaacttctgcgccatgggccggcccctcctcttttctaatgtacacatttagtgctataaacattcttctcaagtttgatctgttttattttcattgatttccatgtatttttaaatttctgttgagATCTCCTTGAAGCACAGATTAtttagaagcatgttgtttaatttccaagtgtttggaaattttcttgTTGTCTATTATTGATTGCTAGTTGGATTCATTTATGGTCAgaaaatatactttgtatgatttcaatccttttaaatttggtTAGGTTTACTTGATCACTCAAGATATAATCTAACTTTGTGAATCTTCCATagacacttgaaaaaaatgtgtattctgctattgctGGTggaatcttctttaaatgtcaattagataCTGTTGGTTGATTGGTATTGTTTAGTTCCAAACTAATCCAACTACATCTTTTTCAGACAAAAATTCAAAGGAAGATTAAACAGTGTGGTAAAGTGGTTAAGCTAAAACTATAACCAGAGTCCTGAATTCCAGTCTAGAACACTATTTTGACATACTATATTTATgtaaagccagccctgatggtctagtggttaagatttggtgctcttgCTGCCATGGCCCGGGTTCGTTACCCAGTCAGGGAACTACAACCACCCTCTGTCAATTGTCATATAGTgccagctgcatgttgctgtgatgctgaagttatgccactggtattttgaataccaacagggtcatttatggtggacaggttttggtgcagtttccagactaagatgaactaggaagaaggacctgtccacctacttctgaaaaaagtggcaaagaaaaccctatgaatagtagaggagcattgtctgatatagcaccagaagatgagatgatggcacaaaaagaccgtGTGGGGTTCGCTCTGCTGTACAGAGTCACCAGGAGTCCGAAGTGACTCAATGGCAGTgacaacaaaatatttatgtaaaggATAGGGAACACAGTAAATACTTAACCATCTCTTAATCAAATGTACTGCAAAAATATGGGATTATAAGATCAGGGGATAAGGgcttatatactatatattataaatagTTAGCATCCTAATATAGTTTTGATTATTCCAAAATTAGCCTAGGCCAAACATGATCTACAAAGAAATTCTGTTACAATGACATGCTTAACATACTTAGCCAAAAAATTTAGTACaaacttaaataaaaacaatataaagattATGGGTCCACAGCCCCACTCCATTTATGCAAATAATGTTCTAGTCCAACCTCTACATGATGTTTGTAACACTTCAAGAGCTCAACACCTCCACTTTTAGGAACCTCTTTCAAAGCAACCAATTCTACTCTGTGTAATAGTTATTCCCTTTAAGTGTGTTAACGGTAAAATGTAAAAGCtcctaaaattatttccagaaacaGATTTTCAGGCAAGATACTCATTGAGACAAATCTGTCTCCCTTCAGCTGATTCTCCCATCTAACAGATCTAAGCCACCGCTgtcttaaaataaatacttacgCAGCACCAACAATGCCTTCACTGGGCTTAGTGATGTTTTCCAGCCACTTGGTGTTACGTCCTACGTGGAAATGGTTACCTTGACTACACATACTCTGTAGAAGAGGCAGCAGCTCAGAGTTTGGTATATTTGAGTTATCACTTGCTTTCTTTGATAGGAAAGAAGATAGTGCATTTTTAAGATCATTCTCAAGAAGAGAATGGTTTTGTGGCACAATTTTACGCTCTTCAAGGTTTGCAATATTTCCTCCACCAAGTGGCTGCGTACTTTTATCAGGGTAAGCTTTTAAGTTTTCAGGCACATTTCCAGATGTCAATCCAGTTCTAAAAGGAAAAGGTGTGGAcgatgacttgctgaaggctcctGAAGTAGACGATGATTGTAGGTCAATCATATGCTTGTGTCCAGTATTTCCCAAAACCGACTGAAGCTGCTCTCCAATGGGAATACAATTCTAAGCAAGGTAAAGAAGTAAATGTTACTAGTAATATTAATAGTAATGAGAGCTAATTTTGGGGATAATTACTATGTCAGGCAATGTACATTCTTTCATTTGATCAAAATATACATAAGAAGTAAGCCAAAATTAAGTTGAGGAGACCAAGGCTAAAGGTAACTTGGCCAAGGTAACAaaactagtaagtgacagaatgAGAACATAAACTTGGGCCACCTAACTCTAAGAGTCAGGGCCTTTCCCCATTTCACCGTagttttttctaaagaaaatactaaaataaacatTAGCATGCTTAGTAAAACTGCACTGGCACTAATGTTTTTATTACAAAGCCCTCCCtaatttatagtaataaaatacAGGACTCTCAATTGagtcataatttataattttcctatAATTAAATATCATTCATCAACTTTCAACATATGATAAACTACTCATTTTTGCTTAGGCATGTCTTTTGCAATGAACCTTTCACGGAAACTACACAGATAGTTACACTATTTAAAGTTAGATGTACTACGGGTACATTTGTGACATTTTCAATGACTAAAATGAGCTACCTTTTGGCTATGTTTGCTTTAAGAATTTCCAGGATAGTAAGAGTTCTCTTTTGTGACCTGCAGTCAACTGCTTATGCAGTACTATTTCCTGAGAAGATTCTGGCTTGTCTTGAAGAGAAGGTTATGATATCTCCTTGCTATGATCTTCAATTTTtccacaagagaaaagcaaaacaaactctAGCCTAATGAAGTGTCAGGGCATAAGACTCTATCCTAAATTCAAAACACAGATGTCTACTAAAGATTGGTATCAGCAGACACCTGCCCATACTTATTCCTGCTCAACAGGTGCTGAGAGACAGACTGAAAAGTATTATTCAAGATTAGCTGAACAAACTCAGTTCATACATTTATCTACATATTCTAAAAAGTATATTTCTGGACTAAGCTAAACCAACATtacttattcagtaaatatttaccagGAATCTACTCTGTGCTAGATACTGTTTCAGGcgctggaaaaaaaaatacagcagtgaacaaaacaaattaaaatccctgacctcatggagccTACATGCTAAGGAAacaaggagaggggaaagggaaagggaaaaaaagaaaagaaaatgtttcctgtGGATGGAGATCATGATAAatactttagggaaaaaaaaaaatagaaaaggggaATAATGAGGGCCAgagaagtatgtgtgtgtgaggtttTTGGGAGGGGGAGCTTGTGATGTCAAGTCCCAAGAGAAATTCTTTCACAGAATTGCACTTTGGAAGAAGTCTCTTTATAGAGAAATGTTAACCTACCGTCAACTCATCTGGTTCTCTTGAATCCAAGTTTTGAATAAACCTTAAATTAATCCTGGAACAATggattatatataattacatataaattttagaattagacaATTCTCCTTTAGCTGAATGAAAGGAACTTTACTCACTCACAATGgaaaaactcatttatttctttgtcataCCTCAAAAAAAGTATGGTAGAAAACTGGCAAATCTGCATTAACAAATGATATTTACATTAGAGCCAATGTCAAAATTAGGGATGACTATTCATctgacagaaaatttaaatagaaaaatccaaatgtGAAGGTATTTGTTAGCAAATTATCCTTTTCTGACATATCTTAATATTCTGAATTATTATAAGAAATTCAGACTTTTAGTCATTTTTTCTCAGATGAGAGCTCTtcagatgatttttctttgtattaaataTCAAGACATTCACAGGTAAGTCTACATGTAAATGAACAAATCTCAGGTGCCTGGTGACTATTTCTCTACTTGTTTTTATGTGAGTTTATTCAGTTCTTATTTTTTACTAGTCTTATCATAGATTGTTTGGCAAGTCACATCAAATCCTTTAGAAAGTAGACAactaaatacatattaaataatttaaagggcTTACCCTTTGCcaaaataattccacttctaggaatttaccctaaATAGATATTTGAACAAGTATACAAAAACAGATGTTCAAATTTCTTCTATGTACTGCTACTCATCCTACCAAAAACATCTGAAGTTTACAAGATAGCAGCATAGGAGGATCCTGAAGTCGCcccctcccatggacacaacaaaaccacaactacctgtggaacaatatattctgagaaagatctgaaaactggatagaaagaatctccacaacaagggacaacacagaCAGGggtgaaagaggcagagaaacagccccgttgagggaaaaaaaccacaccCCAGCCACGGCATTTCACGGTCAGAAGCGATCTCAAAGGTATGCTGCTTTTCCCAGAGGAGCGTGGGTTTTGAGCTCCACATGAGGCACCCCAGATCTTAGATCCAGCACAAGGGAGATGAGATCCCATAATATCTGGTTTTGcaggctttgaaaaccaatggggaatacgcccaggaaaactacagaacttcagggaaaggaaaacttgctcttaaagggcccatgcacggACTCACTCGACCCAGAAACAAGCACAAAAATGCCAGATAGAAAAGTGCCTAGTCCCCTgctaaaagagactcacttaccAAGCTCAGAATACACCCcaaagaggcaggaggcagctgggcccagcccccagggactgagacactggaggcaaccattatttttttatttttattttttttgaggaagattagccctgagctaactactgtcagtcctcctctttttgctgaggaagcctggccctgagctaacatccatgcccatcttcccctactttatatgtgggacacctaccacagcatggcatgccaagcggtgccatgtccgcacccaggatccgaaccagcaaaccccaggctgccgagaagcagaacgtgcgaacttaactgctgtgccaccgggccggcccaacaGGCAGCCATTATTGCAACCTAGTCAGTTGTGCTGTCACAGAGTCTGGCAGGCTGGTTGGCACCATTAGAATCTTTCCTCTAGCCTTATAACATAGGGGTCTGCCCTGCCCACTAGTGTCTGAGGCAATTGAGAAAAACCAGGCAGCAGGAAGCCTGCCCCAGGGAGTGGCACCGCCCACTAGTAAGCCCACGGTGGCTATGTGGACCCACGGTGGCCTTGGGGGTCCATGGTGGACTTGGGCTCTCAGCTGCCGCAAACAGGCCCCCAGGGGATCTGCCCCACTTTCCAAGGCCTGAAATGGTTGTGCACTGCTGCACTCGGGGCCTGGCCTGACCATAAGCTAGTTCTTTGCAGAGGCAGGCCCCACCTAAAAGCTAGCTCACAGCAACTGCCTGCTGTGCAGCAAGCCTCACTTAAGTCTATCCCACTCTCCACCCCCGAAATACAGACAAGTGAGCACAGCAGGGAGCCGCATCAGGGGCCTGCAGCATTTGTGTGCCCCAGAGCCTAgtaaccagccacactgggggcctaatTGGCTTACCAACAAAACTGCAGTAGTTGTATGCTACTGAACTTGCAGTATGCCATGCTGGGGGCTTGCCCCACCAAATAAAGAGCCCATAGCAGCTGCACACAACCGAAACTTACAACCAGGCagcctgggggccagcctagcCTACTACCCATGTGCCTGCAGCTCaacagcaaccctgccacaacagaagggcacaggCAGCCCACATAGGGGATAGCCCTGGAGCATGTGACAGGTGACAAGAGGAGACCaaactgctgggcctcataaggcatctcttacataagcctatgttcattgcagcgttattcacaatagccaagatgcgaAAGCAACCCACGTGCtcactgactgatgactggataagaaagatgtggtatatatatacaatggaatactactcagccagaaaaaagacaaattcatcccatttgcaacaacatgaaccttgagggtattatcttaagggaaataagccagacagagaaagacaaccatcatatgatttcactcatatgtggaagataaacaaactcacggacaaagagaacagatcagtggttaccaggggaaagggggctggagggtgggcacaaacagtgaaggggagcacttatatggtgatggtcaaataataatgtacaactgaaatttcacaatgttgttaactattatgatctcaataaaaaataacaataatagctgaaaacttccctaagctgggaaaggaaacagacatccatgtacaggaagcctagagagtaccaaacaagatgaacccaaagaggcccacaccaacacacattataattaaaatgtcaaa
Coding sequences within:
- the LOC124231978 gene encoding ATPase PAAT-like, with the translated sequence PEKIILYKKYLKLESSTHACKIKLLSFGEKQCVFISKLVVHLKPVSANSSTSPQALGSRIDLDRVQTIMESMGSKLSPGAQQLMNMVRLQQQNCIPIGEQLQSVLGNTGHKHMIDLQSSSTSGAFSKSSSTPFPFRTGLTSGNVPENLKAYPDKSTQPLGGGNIANLEERKIVPQNHSLLENDLKNALSSFLSKKASDNSNIPNSELLPLLQSMCSQGNHFHVGRNTKWLENITKPSEGIVGAA